The following proteins are co-located in the Eubalaena glacialis isolate mEubGla1 chromosome 14, mEubGla1.1.hap2.+ XY, whole genome shotgun sequence genome:
- the LOC133105063 gene encoding LOW QUALITY PROTEIN: eIF5-mimic protein 2-like (The sequence of the model RefSeq protein was modified relative to this genomic sequence to represent the inferred CDS: deleted 1 base in 1 codon) codes for MLLEQNLITADMQKHSLTFWWPVECWPQVFNKLIRCYKYLEKGFEDEVKKLLLFLKGFSESERNKLAMLTGVLLANGTLNASILNSLYNENLVKEGVSAAFAVKLFKSWVNEKDINAVAPSLWKVSMDNRLMELFPANKQSIEHFTKYFTEAGLKELPEYVWNQQTIGARKELQKELREQMSRGDPFKDKILYVREEMKKNNIPEPVVIGIVWSSVMSTVEWNKKEELVAEQAIKRLKQYSPLLAAFTTQGQSELTLLLKIQEYCYDNIHFMKAFQKIVVLFYKAEVLSEEPILKWYKDAHAAKGKRVFLEQMKKFVEWLKNAEEESESEAEEGD; via the exons ATGCTTCTGGAGCAAAACTTGATTACTGCCGATATGcagaaacactctttgacattctGGTGGCCGGTGGAATGCTGGCCCCAG GTTTTTAACAAGTTAATCAGGTGCTACAAATACCTGGAGAAAGGTTTTGAAGATGAAGTTAAAAAGCTGCTGCTGTTCTTAAAGGGTTTTTCAGAGTCGGAGAGGAACAAGCTGGCTATGTTGACCGGTGTTCTTCTGGCTAATGGAACACTTAATGCATCCATTCTTAATAGCCTTTATAATGAGAATTTGGTTAAAGAAGGGGTTTCAGCAGCTTTTGCTGTAAAGCTCTTTAAATCATGGGTAAATGAAAAAGATATCAATGCAGTAGCTCCAAGTCTTTGGAAAGTGAGCATGGATAACAGACTGATGGAACTTTTTCCTGCCAATAAACAAAGCATTGAACACTTCACAAAGTATTTTACTGAGGCAGGCTTGAAAGAGCTTCCAGAGTATGTTTGGAATCAGCAAACCATAGGAGCTCGTAAGGAACTCCAGAAAGAACTTCGAGAACAGATGTCCCGTGGTGATCCATTTAAGGATAAAATTTTGTATGTCAGGGAggagatg aaaaaaaacaacatcccAGAACCAGTTGTCATCGGAATAGTATGGTCCAGTGTAATGAGCACCGTGGAATGGAACAAAAAAGAGGAGCTTGTAGCAGAGCAAGCCATCAAGCGCTTGAAGCAATACAGCCCTCTCCTTGCTGCCTTTACAACTCAAGGTCAGTCTGAGCTGACTCTGTTACTGAAGATTCAGGAGTATTGCTATGACAACATTCATTTCATGAAAGCCTTCCAGAAAATAGTGGTGCTTTTTTATAAAGCTGAAGTTCTGAGTGAAGAACCCATTCTGAAGTGGTATAAAGATGCACATGCTGCCAAGGGGAAACGTGTCTTCCTTGAGCAAATGAAAAAGTTTGTAGAGTGGCTCAAAAATGCTGAAGAAGAATCTGAGTCTGAAGCTGAAGAGGGTGACTGA